A genome region from Anolis carolinensis isolate JA03-04 chromosome 6, rAnoCar3.1.pri, whole genome shotgun sequence includes the following:
- the LOC134292463 gene encoding uncharacterized protein LOC134292463, giving the protein MRKGLSGESMNPDGGETMKEFLFLEEEQATPRGAKELREERNPSPALSEGGTDPSGPSWKPLTSTQLPAGRGVTMDLMQRQVNESWRATVEQREQRRGLPGRGTEPRPFAGEGPQDYEDEMPRQGASVFPTGLSGRSQMPGKGEFRVKFNGDPKQLSYFITNVRHFMEDFGDQFPSESAKIHTVGANLKEAAADWLMQMYDTGARELACLEDFLRALRERFEDPLAEERAKAQLKRIYQGGRTVSEYVLEFKATAGKIRDWSDTTKLEYFRAGLRSEVLEWASHRGNPRDLEDWILLAGRVEVDQQQISRRPRESNRIKPPTAATRRFSPRRGRSTSRERRAGRGACFAFGREGHRAAECPKGTGVETKGERLHSQKLPHQNSKLAKGKAAQQQRFQHNLDYN; this is encoded by the exons ATGAGGAAAGGtctctccggtgagagcatgaaccctgatggaggagaaaccatgaaggaattcctcttcctggaagaagaacaggcgaCCCCTCGAGGTGCCAaggagttgagagaggaaaggaacccatcgcccgcgttgagcgaaggggggacagacccctcgggcccgtcgtggaagccgctgacctccacccagttacccgcaggcaggggagtgacg atggatctgatgcagcggcaggtaaacgagtcctggagggcgacagtcgagcaacgggagcagaggagagggctgcccggGAGAGGCACTGAACCCCGTCCCTTTGCCGGGGAGGGTCCACAGGACTATGAGGACGAGATGCCTCGGCAGGGGgcatcagttttccccacgggcctgtcaggaaggagccaaatgcctgggaagggagaatttcgggtgaagttcaatggggaccccaaacagctgtcttatttcattacaaacgtaagacacttcatggaggattttggggaccaattcccttcagaaagcgcaaaaatccacacggtgggggcaaacctgaaagaagcagctgcagactggctaatgcagatgtatgatactggtgcccgggagctagcctgcctggaggatttcctaagagccctccgtgagagattcgaagaccctttggcagaggagagggcgaaggcccaactcaaaaggatataccagggaggaaggacagtgtcagaatacgtcctggaatttaaagccacagcggggaagattagggactggtccgacaccaccaaactggaatatttcagggctggtttacgctctgaggtgctcgagtgggcttcacacagaggaaatccaagagacttggaggactggattttgctagcggggcgcgtggaggtggaccaacagcaaatctctcgtcgtccaagggagagcaacagaatcaaacccccgacagcagcaacacggcgcttctcccctcgtcgcggaaggtcgaccagcagggagaggagagcagggaggggggcctgcttcgctttcggccgcgagggacatcgagcggcagagtgtccgaaagggacaggcgtggagacaaaaggagagaggcttcacagccagaagctgccccaccagaactccaaactagcaaaagggaaagctgcccaacagcaacggtttcaacacaatctggactataattga